A single window of Pontiella agarivorans DNA harbors:
- a CDS encoding arylsulfatase — translation MKTVLLAISCSIMAYCTMAAARPNVVLLITDDQGYGDLSCHGNPVLKTPNLDKLHEQSVRLTDFHLDPMCAPSRTALLTGRYSARAGVWSTLNGCYIPPRTEVTLGHLFSANGYDTSMFGKWHLGDAYPYSARYRGFNYVVRHGAGVVGEVPDHWGNTYFNDTYLKNGEWEQFDGYCTDVWFEEAIKHIKSVKGKPFFCYLAPNAPHNPFNVDERYSKPYLNAGVPEQRARFYGMIANIDENVGRLLSFLEEEGLAENTIILFMGDNGTSGGADIVWKTSMVKDGYNAGMRGKKMKPYEGGHRNSCFIRWPAGGISGGRDVGGLSAHFDLFPTLAELCDLNIPSAAKLDGISLAPQLRGDESVCPERTLVTHNMQLVEPVKYKDFCVMDSRWRLVSPGLSEKTELFDIQADPGQLKDLSADYPEVAKRLRKKYDAWWNEMLPVFGTVSRHVVGSPHENPMELNCHSWKTPSKEMSYDQLHVRQGIAINDAYWPIEIERAGRYRIELRRWPRDADVPIVGTVPALHKPFCDPLPAGKVYPIVKARLAVQDFDLTIPVSTADKAAVFELEFKAGQSRLQAWFAFDADQTINAYYVTVRWLGP, via the coding sequence ATGAAAACAGTTCTGCTCGCAATAAGTTGCAGCATTATGGCGTATTGCACCATGGCAGCTGCACGCCCGAATGTTGTACTTCTGATTACCGATGATCAGGGCTATGGCGATCTGTCGTGCCATGGAAATCCAGTTCTGAAAACACCGAATCTGGATAAACTGCATGAGCAGAGTGTCCGGTTGACTGATTTTCATCTGGATCCCATGTGTGCCCCGTCACGTACAGCCTTGTTGACCGGGCGCTATTCCGCGCGTGCCGGCGTGTGGAGCACATTAAATGGTTGTTATATTCCCCCCAGGACTGAGGTAACGTTGGGGCATTTGTTTTCCGCTAATGGATATGACACCTCCATGTTTGGAAAGTGGCATCTGGGCGATGCTTATCCGTATTCGGCAAGATACCGCGGGTTTAATTATGTTGTGCGGCATGGAGCCGGGGTGGTTGGCGAAGTGCCCGACCATTGGGGGAATACCTATTTTAATGACACCTATCTGAAAAACGGGGAGTGGGAACAGTTTGATGGATATTGTACCGATGTCTGGTTCGAGGAAGCCATAAAGCATATTAAATCGGTTAAAGGAAAGCCGTTCTTTTGCTATCTGGCCCCCAACGCTCCGCATAATCCCTTTAATGTGGACGAACGGTATTCGAAACCTTATCTGAATGCCGGGGTGCCGGAACAGCGTGCCCGGTTCTACGGAATGATCGCCAACATAGATGAAAATGTAGGACGGCTGTTGAGTTTTCTCGAGGAGGAAGGGTTGGCCGAGAATACAATCATTCTTTTCATGGGCGACAACGGCACGTCCGGTGGAGCGGACATCGTCTGGAAAACCAGCATGGTTAAAGATGGCTACAATGCCGGCATGCGGGGCAAAAAGATGAAGCCCTACGAAGGGGGACACCGCAACAGCTGCTTTATCCGCTGGCCGGCCGGCGGAATATCAGGAGGCCGTGATGTGGGGGGGCTTTCGGCTCATTTTGATCTTTTTCCAACCCTGGCGGAGCTTTGCGATCTGAACATTCCCTCGGCCGCCAAATTGGATGGAATCAGTTTAGCTCCGCAGTTGCGGGGGGACGAATCCGTTTGTCCGGAGCGAACATTGGTGACGCATAACATGCAACTGGTGGAACCCGTTAAATATAAGGATTTCTGTGTGATGGACTCCCGCTGGCGACTGGTCAGTCCGGGACTGTCTGAAAAAACGGAACTGTTCGATATTCAGGCCGATCCGGGGCAGCTGAAGGATTTGTCGGCAGACTATCCGGAAGTGGCGAAACGGTTACGGAAAAAATATGATGCCTGGTGGAATGAGATGCTTCCGGTCTTTGGAACGGTCAGTCGTCATGTGGTGGGTTCGCCTCATGAAAATCCTATGGAGCTGAACTGTCATAGCTGGAAAACACCCAGTAAGGAAATGTCATACGATCAGCTGCATGTCCGGCAGGGAATTGCCATTAACGATGCGTATTGGCCGATCGAGATTGAACGGGCCGGGCGCTATCGCATTGAACTTCGCCGATGGCCGCGCGATGCCGATGTTCCAATTGTTGGAACTGTGCCTGCGCTGCATAAACCCTTCTGTGATCCGCTGCCTGCCGGCAAGGTGTACCCGATTGTGAAGGCCCGGCTGGCCGTGCAGGATTTTGATCTGACCATCCCGGTTTCTACAGCGGATAAGGCGGCGGTTTTTGAGCTGGAATTCAAGGCGGGTCAATCCCGCCTTCAAGCTTGGTTTGCATTTGATGCGGATCAAACCATTAATGCATATTATGTGACGGTCAGATGGCTGGGGCCATAG
- a CDS encoding serine/threonine protein kinase, with translation MKNDYENLEKEYAGLSDELARLCNDETLQLDPEEERRLTPIIEDLKGDTAHYSEPVFVCEGGEKKIFKVRDLRTDRIVAMAKPLVDADNLSREQFLREARLTACLQHPNIMTIHDLGLDKQGIPFFTMEFVPGDTLKDIVKKLAKGVPEYVERYSRERLLEIFVKICDALSYAHSRGVVHLDIKPANIKVGPFGEVVVCDWGLSRILSGGFDEYQNFAILDDDRPNSDLLNDLSPSSMVKGTPGFIAPEQIDHAQPTSEQTDLYTLGAVLYFILTYRPPVIGDSMQDILKKTVNGEVVPVARAAGGRFIPRGLESVVLKALALHPKDRYASVKDLRDELDRFLHGFATEAQQAGVLERTGLLIRRRPVVFLVIGLFLILLALVLSFSFVRIVHEKKLAVAAQHQSEENLRLYMKETEHTKEVAANIRNATLSLFNPRNLLEADTKAQLLDLHLREETNPERKQFLARSIAVLHFVRQHFVAALDYFRQTDILPEEDLFYALSLKYARVKGTDNGWLTPDDLRQIILTLPAQHKDVMFAMAFYYFKDQKDVVIPEEVLPLIETLLDRLNAQGQYYAERTTLVLTDTENGRMLSLSGDPYSIFTLPLPADRNNTNVLHPLKLYSLDLTKGFLFDPSELYGSGIKELNISGINWLKRSQIHIIAMLKLERLIHSLEESDEYLAEILPGVELVRVKNPL, from the coding sequence ATGAAGAACGACTATGAAAATCTTGAAAAGGAATATGCGGGGCTGTCAGACGAACTTGCCCGCTTGTGTAATGATGAGACGCTACAGCTTGATCCGGAAGAGGAGCGCAGGCTTACCCCGATTATTGAAGATCTGAAGGGAGATACTGCGCACTATTCAGAACCGGTGTTTGTGTGTGAAGGCGGCGAAAAGAAAATTTTCAAGGTGCGTGATCTTCGCACCGACCGCATCGTGGCCATGGCCAAACCTCTGGTGGATGCGGATAATCTAAGCAGAGAACAATTTCTACGAGAGGCGCGTTTGACCGCCTGCCTTCAGCATCCGAATATCATGACGATTCATGATCTGGGATTGGATAAACAGGGCATTCCTTTTTTTACCATGGAGTTTGTTCCCGGCGATACGCTTAAGGATATTGTTAAGAAACTTGCAAAAGGCGTTCCGGAGTATGTTGAGCGCTATTCCCGGGAACGGTTACTTGAAATTTTCGTCAAGATTTGTGATGCGTTGTCCTATGCTCATTCTCGGGGGGTTGTGCATCTGGACATTAAGCCGGCCAATATCAAAGTGGGGCCTTTCGGCGAAGTGGTGGTGTGCGATTGGGGCCTTTCGCGTATTTTATCCGGGGGGTTTGATGAATATCAGAATTTTGCAATATTGGATGATGACCGTCCGAACAGCGATTTGCTGAATGATCTTTCACCGAGCAGCATGGTGAAGGGGACTCCCGGATTTATTGCCCCGGAGCAGATTGATCATGCTCAGCCGACTTCAGAACAAACGGATCTTTATACATTGGGGGCCGTACTCTATTTCATTCTGACGTATCGGCCTCCGGTTATTGGGGATTCAATGCAGGACATTCTTAAAAAAACAGTTAATGGTGAAGTCGTTCCTGTGGCCCGGGCCGCTGGTGGACGTTTTATTCCCCGCGGATTGGAATCTGTGGTATTGAAGGCCCTTGCACTGCATCCAAAGGATCGATATGCATCGGTTAAGGATTTGCGGGACGAACTGGACCGTTTCCTGCATGGGTTCGCCACAGAGGCGCAGCAGGCCGGAGTTCTTGAACGGACTGGGTTACTGATCAGACGGCGGCCCGTTGTTTTTCTGGTGATCGGTTTATTTCTTATTTTGCTGGCTCTTGTTTTGTCGTTTTCCTTTGTGAGAATTGTTCATGAAAAGAAGCTGGCGGTTGCTGCGCAGCATCAGTCGGAGGAAAATCTTCGGCTTTATATGAAAGAAACGGAGCATACCAAAGAAGTGGCGGCGAATATCAGGAATGCCACCCTGTCGCTTTTCAATCCCAGAAATCTTCTGGAGGCGGACACAAAAGCACAACTGCTTGATCTGCATCTCCGAGAGGAGACGAATCCGGAACGAAAACAGTTTCTTGCCCGCAGTATTGCGGTGCTTCATTTTGTGAGACAGCACTTTGTTGCAGCCTTGGACTATTTTAGACAGACGGATATTTTGCCTGAAGAAGATCTGTTTTATGCATTGTCGCTTAAGTACGCGCGAGTGAAAGGGACTGATAACGGGTGGCTGACCCCGGACGATCTCCGCCAGATCATATTAACACTGCCTGCTCAGCACAAAGATGTTATGTTTGCGATGGCGTTTTATTATTTTAAGGATCAGAAGGATGTGGTGATTCCCGAAGAGGTGCTTCCATTAATTGAAACACTGCTGGATCGTCTAAATGCACAGGGACAGTATTATGCAGAAAGGACTACGCTGGTCCTGACCGATACGGAAAACGGGCGCATGCTTTCTTTGTCAGGAGATCCCTATTCGATCTTCACTCTTCCGCTTCCGGCAGACCGGAACAATACGAATGTACTGCATCCGCTCAAATTATATTCACTCGATCTGACCAAGGGATTCCTGTTCGATCCCTCTGAGCTTTATGGGAGCGGCATCAAGGAGCTGAATATCAGCGGCATCAACTGGTTGAAGCGTTCACAAATCCACATTATCGCTATGCTGAAACTGGAACGTTTGATCCATTCATTGGAAGAGTCTGATGAATATCTTGCGGAAATCCTGCCGGGGGTCGAATTGGTTCGAGTGAAGAACCCTTTGTGA
- a CDS encoding RNA polymerase sigma factor, producing MREPIQTDTIPTYSTRKTLIERVQDQYNEAAWEEFAAIYTRYIYAVIRNMNLVREDAEEIHQKVILKLWEKLPDLNTDEIRRFRSYLAVVTKNEVRMFIRSRTRRRNREDKAVQDHSINYLDTIRLPEIDQIAEREWEIHLIRLAIERVKPQFSKKAMEVFKLNLEGIDIKEISERTGIAPSSVTTLKARVKSSLVEEIKLLRKDLQ from the coding sequence ATGAGAGAACCCATACAGACTGATACCATACCCACGTATTCTACCCGGAAAACACTGATTGAACGGGTTCAGGATCAGTACAATGAAGCCGCCTGGGAAGAGTTTGCAGCAATCTACACCCGCTACATCTACGCGGTAATCCGGAATATGAATTTAGTACGGGAGGACGCAGAGGAAATTCACCAGAAGGTCATCCTGAAACTTTGGGAAAAGCTACCGGATCTTAATACCGATGAAATTCGCCGGTTCCGCAGTTATCTGGCTGTTGTAACCAAAAATGAAGTCCGGATGTTTATCCGTTCGCGAACACGGCGACGTAATAGAGAAGACAAAGCGGTTCAGGATCATTCTATCAATTATCTTGATACTATACGGTTGCCGGAAATTGATCAGATTGCAGAACGTGAATGGGAAATCCATCTCATCCGGCTGGCCATTGAACGGGTTAAGCCGCAATTCAGCAAAAAAGCTATGGAAGTTTTTAAACTTAATCTCGAAGGCATTGATATCAAAGAAATTTCCGAGCGTACCGGAATTGCACCCAGCTCCGTTACCACCCTAAAAGCCCGCGTTAAATCCAGTTTAGTCGAAGAAATAAAACTCCTGCGCAAGGATTTACAGTAG